The genomic region AATTTCTAAAGCAGTTGGAGATAAAGTCTCACTGAGTTATAAAAGCAAAATCCCCCAAAGCCGTAAAGATAAACTCAGTTAATCCCAGCAGTGTCCACCACCATCCAGAATTATGTCCTTTTAAGATTTATGAGATACTCATTTATACtcacaaacacaataaaaggAATAACACATACAAGCTCCTCTGGAGGGGGCGGGGGTGTTTTTACTTTATGCCTGTAAAGTACTTGCACTGGAAGCACcatgatttgaatttgaatattttaccAGAAATGTTCTTGAGGGTGACTTTAAACGGTCCTATTTTTCCATTACTGGGCCTTCAGTGTTCCATAAATCCGGATGATATCACTACCTTCAGCAAGAAAGCAGtgagctgatgatgatgatgtaacCACTTTTCCTTGCAGCTCTCACTGAAACGAAAAGGAAGTAAGGATGGGcaaaaagcagagagaaaggCTCCACAGACCCCAACTGAGGTGCGTCATTGTTTACATTATTAGGTTATAAAGTTATAAACTTCAGTGGTAGGTGTTTAATATTGAGGCTGTTTTTACAATGCaatttcaaaattaaaacaaaatgtaatatgCAGAACTAGACACCAGAGAGTCCTACTTTGTAATGAGTGAAAGtaacattaaagaaaaacacGACCGTCAACCTATTACAATATGTGAAGAGGCAATTAACCTGTTCCAAGGAATGCAGATTTTTAAGCCAGTAAGAAGACTGAGCATAATAGGCAAATAAACaaactctcttctctcttcacAGGAAGAAAATGATGATTTGAAATGCCAGCTGGCCTTCATCAAGGAGGAAGCCATCttaatgaggaaaaaaatggCCAAGATTGACAAGGAGAAGgacagactggagcaggagcTGCTGAAGTACCGCTCCTTCTACGGGGACGTGGATAGCCCGCTGCCTAAAGGTGAGGCTGGAGGGCCCCCCACCACCCGAGAGTCAGAGCTGAAACTCCGATTGCGcctggtggaggaggaggcgaACATCTTGGGAAGGAAAATCGTGGAACTGGAGGTGGAGAACAGGGGGCTGAAGGCTGAACTGGATGACATGAGGGAGAACAGGTACTTTGTACTTGTTCATCATGACTGcaggaaaggaaaaaacattatatttccACATTAGGGAGAATTAATTCTTATTTGTGACgaggaaaataatattttcatgGTCGAGTATAACTTGACCACATTGTGAAATCATTATTTTCCCACAAATGGAAATCGCAAAGATGGCACTGTAAACTAAAGTTCAGTTGTGAATGCTTCTCTCCTAGTCTGGTGGCAGCAGGAATGGATGGGTCCGGTAGCGGAGGTCAACAGTGCAGAGAGCAGGGCGAGGCCCTGTCAGAGCTGAGGCAGCAGCTTCAGCTAGTAGAAGATGAGGCAGAGCTTCTCCGCAGGAATTTAGCAGATgtggaagaagaaaacaaaaaggtagATGGTTTAGACTGTGCTCCAAGAAGGCCAAATTTCCTCAACATGTCCACTGCATTTTTACTGCAAGAGCCAAGGACAAAACTACTTACAGTATGACTGCAATACAGTAACTAcgtaataaattataattacatAGAAATACTAGCCTTTAGTTTCTCTTACTGTTACTGCTATCTGTTTTGTTCGCTCTCTATTTGAAGCCTTATCAGCCTGTTTTAATTTCAGCGATGTAAGATGTAatttttctcctctttccttGTGTATCTGGTGCTATTATTGGCATCATCAATGACTTTGAGGCCTTTTGTAAAAGCTGTCTGTTTTCTAAGCCTCATCCACAAGAAATTCAACGAATAATACTTGCGGCATTAAATACACATGGAATAACAATCAGTTTCATTTTTAGGTGACAGGTGAGCTCAATAAACTGAAATACAAGGCTGGATCCCATGAACCTGGATCGAGACATGGGggaggtttgtttgtttttaaaattttttctgtgtctttcagtAAGCCGTTGTTGAGGGAGACAAAACATCTGCACTGCACAGAAAGAgatatcttttctttttcagcatAACAAATCTGTATCtaatgaaaaaatgtgttttagaaaGCCTCCAGGAGTTGCAGGAGGAGTTCCACTTTTCATTGTTGCCTTGTTTCAACCCCAGGAGGAGCTGACCCCGCTAAAGTGGAGGCCCTCCAGGAGGAGCTGAAAACAGCGCGTCTGCAGATCAATGAACTGAGCGGCAAAGTTATGCAGCTCCAGTACGAGAACCGCGTGCTGCTCTCCAACATGCAGCGCTATGATCTGGCGTCCCACCTGGGCATCCGCAGCAGCCCCCGGGACAGCGACGCAGAGAGCGACGGGGGACGGGACGACGACACCCCCTCAGCCTCGGCTTCCTCACCTCGCCTCCTCCCGCCCCACCGCAAGCGTGAGGGCCCTATTGGAGGGGAGAGTGACTCAGATGAGGTGAGGAACATCCGCTGCCTCACCCCGACGCGCTCCCTTTACTCACCCGTAGACAGTCGTTTTTTATCCAGAAGCCTGAAGGACCGGCAGCAGATGATAGACATCCGCATCGAGGCGGAGAGGCTGGGTCGGACCATCGACAGGCTCATCGCTGACACCAGCACTATCATCGCTGAGGCCCGAGTATACGTCACCAACGGGGAGCTGTTTGCCAGGCTGGATGAGGATGAGGAAGGTGGCAGGTAATAAACACATGACAGTGGTTAGGAACCTCAGCAATTGCCCATTCAACTAACCCTTTTTTGTTGAATTACAGTATTTCAAGTGATATTTCAAGACCAAACGAACTCTACCTCTACTCCACAGGATCAGAGAGCATGAGCTGCTCTATCGTATCAACGCCCAGATGAAGGCCTTCAGGAAAGAGTTGCAGAGCTTCATTGACCGACTGGATGTCCCCAAGCAGGAGGACAAACAAGCAGAGGAGCCACTGTCTGTAAGCTGATGCAAACACATCAATGAATGGCTTTAATTGTATCTTTTGTGTTCTCTAATATAAACCTTTCTTACTGCCTGTCAATCTTCCCCTCACTCCCTCTGTCTCGCCCTTCTCAATTGACCATCCTCCATCAAGATGTTTCAGCCCATTATTTTGCTGATTCTCATCCTTGTTCTGTTTTCCTCACTCTCTTACGCCACCATTTTTAAATTGGTATTCCTTTTCACCCTGTTCTTTGTTCTGTAAAGCATGCACTCAATATTATATTATGTACAttgtcattatttctttttttttttcttttaaaacttattcattcatttcagttCTGTTATGTTGAACACGTCACATAAGGTCACTCAAGCTACAGGACATTATCATTTCCCATGTATGATCCAAGCCACTCACCTACTCAGATGCTTTCAACATTTACTGGAGACCAAACACCTTGGAGCGACAGCAGAGTGTTAGGTGAGTGCGTAATTGAACTCTCTTGAGTAAGGAGCTTTTTGTTGACAATCTAAGTTCCAGTTTAAAAGAAAACGCCTTTGTGGGTGTGCGGGGccttttttgttgtgttgtgtttgcgtTAAGAATCCGTAATGTTGCAAACAGCTCAAATCTGGTCTCCAAAATCTGAGCTAGAAACAGCTTTGTTGGTAGCTTGTGCACCAcattgttttaagttttaattgGGTCTGTAGAGCCAAAAGGTCATACGGTTTTCTTTACCCACACAACTTTTAGGCTTAAACCATTCCTGTTGCTCTCCAAGCCATAACCAGATCTTAGGCCCCTGTCTCTTGCAAGTTCCATTTAGGCAACTATACCGTGTGAGTCATGATAAAATGTCAACATAATCTGTGACAAATCACCCAAACATCCATGGGAAATGTGATAGGATCAATGACATTTTACTCCTGTTGGATTCTGTGACTTTCAAAATTGTGTCAAAATGCCCTCGGGTGGGTCTAAAATATCCAGCCAAAAAATGTGCAGCTGGTGGATCTGTTTAACCAACGGTCCTGACCACCAGAACGGGGGCGGAACCGGTCCACTTCTTTCATCCCACCGGTGGGATGTTTTACGTCACATATTAGGGCCAGCtgtggagaaagagaaggggggaaagaggcagaggggagaagagagagaaaggaggattTTATTCTCGTTAATGAAAGCATCATTTCAGCTGTAGGCTCTCCAGTTGTTTTGAACTGCATTCCAGTCTAGACCTCATTTCACCTACTTCGTTGGCTTAAATATAGGTGGCTGTTTTTCCCAAGGACATTCAATGCAACATTCAGGACCATATTAGAGGAAGAGGTAAGGGTCTATTCGTCCAAATGGCACGTAGGCTACTTCGTGTGGCTTCAGACAGTGGAAGTTTGTTTTGCGCTCGAGCACGTTTGACGAAAGCTGACACGAGAAAACTTTCACCAAGCGTGTTAAATCAAGATGAATACAACCCAACGCCTCGTCGTTTTCCTCGTGATAGTCATCCCCCTCTCAAGATAGTAGCTGGATGAGAAATGGCATAATGGTGGCCTACTCCTGCTGCGGATGAGGAAGGGGGAAAGTAAGCAAACGGGCGGACAAGGTAAGACGCCTACCGCGTATTTTGCAAGAATAACTGACGTTATAGCGTAACCATTACGGCTCTCACGCCGCAATAAGTGGCTTATTGCCTCTAAAATGAGGTCAGCATAGCCTACAGCTGTTTTGGGTCTGCCACTGTGCGGTGCGTAAATTGATTTGTTTCCAGGGATACAGCGCAAGGTGGCATCCTGCGACGTAATTAGAGCAGACGGTGTTGATTAATGGATGTTCCTCTGCTGTTTATTCCAGACACAGTTCGGCTATCTGGCTTTAGTAAAATAAACTCATGGTTACAGGGGGTAAAAATATCTCCTGCTCTTACATCAGTACTCTCCGTGATATTTTTGGGAACTTCTCCCAATCGCGTCGGAGTGATTACTGGGTGTCCTTCTTTGCCAGCTCTGGTTTGTCGCCTGCAACGATCATGCGCAAGGGGGAGAGGCGACACGGTGCGTCCTGAGATTTCGATACAAACATGTAAAAGGAAAACAGCGCGGGGGTGCAGCAGTAAGGAGGTCTTTGAAAGATAAAAACAGCACACCGTGTGGTCTCTAGCACAAGAATGACGGCCTGCGCTCGTCTCTGAGGATATGGAAGGGACCAAAGCGTCCCGTCCCGTCGCCTGTATGAGCACAGCAGTGGCGGCTTTTCTGAACGCTGCAGTGTGGCCGACGGGAGATCTGGCCGGGTTTGGATAATTTGCGCTTTCTGTATGCCACCGGTCACTAACTGAAAAACAGTTTGAGTAGGGAGATGGGAAAGTATGCTGAACTGtatcaaaatatatttcaatttaTGCTTTACAGGGCAGAAATTGATACAAAATACCTTGGTGGCCAGTTTCTAATAATTATTCGCattaagttgtttttaaaaatgttttattttaatgcgCTGGAGGAATGTGGAGTGCGTTTATGAACGGCTCGGGGCTGCACGGTGGGGGCGGTGCTGGTGGGGGCTACGTCCCGTCTCAGGGATGGGAGTTTGTGCCGTGCTCCAGGATGGATAAGGCAGACAGGGGCAGGGGCAAAAGCCACAGCCCGCGGAGGAGgatctcctctcctcccaccgTCTTCAGTCAGCTCTACGAAGCCCAGTTCGATGCTACACCGCGTGGCGGAGAAGGTGGAGCAGGGGCGCAGCTTGAGGTCCTCAGGCGACAAATGTGGCCGGGTCCGGAaccccagcagcagcagcaaacgCCACACACGCGGCTTAAAAAGAAATTTGAGGATTTGAAAAAGAGACACGTACAGGACAAGGAAGAATGGATGCGCGAGAAGGAGTCATTGTTGAGAGAAGTGGCAGATATACAAGTAATGAGAATATTTACTACCCCCGTGAatgctaaataataataatgtctgtGTGCCTTTTAGCAGTCTGTGGTGCAAAACACTTGCACCCTCACAGTGATATTGTTGTGTTTAGTGGTATATTCTCTTATATTCCCAGAATATTCCTCAGGGCttcaaataattcaaaatgtgATACACCCTTAAGCATCAGTTTATTGTCAAGTATTGATTTCCTTCAGTTCTTCTCTTATTGCTACAGTTACATCTGGGAAGTGTGATACCATaactttcatttttatattaagtTTATCAAAAGTGATTACAATACACCATTGCTGTCAACTGTGTCCATGCAGGGAGGGGAGAACAGGAGGATTCTGCTGGACCTGAAGACAGTTTTGGAAGAAGTGCaggcagaggtgaagagagaggaggagaagaggggcGAGCTCCAGCTGCAGTACACCAGAGACATATGTGCCTGGGAGCTGGAGAAGGCTGAGCTCAAATGCAGGATTGCACAGGTAACTcaaggatgatgatgatgtgtggAGGGATTTGCAGTTAAAGACTGCATTCAAAAccatatgcaaaaaaaaatcctttagttatgcattttccTGTGTGCATGCTTGTCTATGCAGGTGCATGCACAGTATATTGGCAGTTACTCAAATACAAAGTAACACTAATCTTGTTTAACAGCAGTACTTAAGTTTTGTACTGCATGTAAAGAATCCTTGTACGCAACTAGTTTCAATACTGTTTCCtgggtgtttttgtgtattttcaaaTATATGTGCATGTCTGGCCTCCAGTTTGGTGTAAATTGGGCTCGCCACGTTTGCCAACCACATGGCAGGGTGAGAAGTCCCCCTGGCATTCATCCAGCTCAAGCCTCAGCTCAGACAAAAGATTTGCACCGAGGAGACAAACGCAGTTATCCCCGCTCAGCCAGACACAGACACCCAACTTGGTTTTTAGTAGCTAGCTCTAAAGTAGATGAAATATTAACCTATTGTTGCCATTGacagcctctgtgtgtgtgtgtgtgtgtgtgtgtgtgtgtgtgtgtctgagttaAGTTTGCATACCTGTGCCATGCTGTGTCAGGCATTGCACGGATCACTTGAAGGACCATGCATACTATTCTTCAAAGCAACAGGCTTTAGggatttagaattttttttctcGTTATATCAGAAGATGGATTTATTTGGTTGCCTAAAAGTTGAAGTCAGAACCCGATCAGACTTGTTCACCCTTTGGTATTTTAAACCGTTCACTCTGATGTTTGCTCAGTTTGATTTCTCTGTGTGCTGAATGTTGTTGTATCTCTAGTTTTTTTGTGATGTTGTCACTATAGTATCTTTATATCCCAGTTGAGCCCCTTATAATTTCTTTCACAGACTTAAAACCGATTGGTCACGCATTCAcccagcacacagctctccttttGTTTGTCCTCTGAAGCTACTAGAAAAACCAAATGCAACATAGTAACATGGCTTTCCCAGATCAAagatctctcacacacacaaacacacctctcTGTGCGAGTAGATGGCACAATGTTACTGTTCAGCTCTTCTCTTCATTCTGCTGGCTCTGTGCCTTCTCACACTGTGGGTGAGAGAGAGCCTCATAAAAACAGAGACATTtactgttctttttttgttgtgtgtgaaaaACCCAGTGTGGCAGTGGGAGAAAGAGGCTTAATCATCTGCAAGGGGTTATAccatgatgacacacacacacacacacacacacacacacacacacacacacacacacactcacacaacaaAGTGCTCATATAATAAGTATGTGTCAACATTCAAACTGAACAATAATTTTGAATgggacatgcacacacacgcaatcATTTCTATATTGATTGCACAAACAGACCAAGGGAAGTGTGACTTGGAGCTAAGCTATGTAGGGCGGGGTGAGCTCAattgtaaaaactgttttgtcaCATCCTGCCACAGTTTATAGTTTTGGGTACATGTTTACCAATTTCTAATCTAGGGTTGTTCATCAGGTTCAAAATACATCAAGTCAGGTTTTCTGAAATCATTCGCAGCTCAGTAATCAGATGAATCATTTACAGACTTTAGAGGCTTCTAACTAACTTCTAACCCCTCATGGGGCAGTTTAGAGTAAATTTGTAACAGGTTTCTAACCAATTTTGGTTATAGTTGAAGAATGTAGCATTACATTAATTTGGCTGTTGATCCTAGACAAGGTTGCtgaaatcatattttttttaataatctgttaCAGTCCTTTAGCCATGAACACAAAAGACAGTAGGCTGATAATCAAACTGAATTGCCATTTCATGTCACTTCATTAATTTTTCAAATCAGGTGTGGGGAGCGATTCGGAGGTCTGGAACCACACTAAAAAGCAGACAACAATGCATGCAAATCAATGCGAGGAGGTCAGTTGAGTGAGTAAGTTCATTTCACATGTGAACAATTTCAGGATGGACGAGAGACTCCTGTCATTTTTCTACATGTTGGTTTTGCTGTATAAGTGCAGAGGAGATCACATTTTTAGCTCAGGCATAGAGCAAAAACAGAGGGTGTTAGGGAGGTAGAAGGTAATTGTTTGGTCAGTTTGAATGCTGATACTGATCACAATGATGACATCTAGAATAACATTGATTTGAAAAGTAATTGTAGAATTAACATGCACTGTATGTCAACTGAATGAGTCAAACAATCAAAGACTCAACATAACTGTCCCTTGCATTTTTATATGATAAACATATTAGTATTCCACTGCTAGCTGGACAGCTAGCTTTTGTTAGTTCATTACTGCACTTTAGAGAGTCTTTGAAAGCGGCTGCACACAAATGGGGGCAGGTGACCAGAATACTGTAGAGGATTATCCAAGCAGCCAAGTGTGTTATACAAACCTGAAGTCAGTGAATGGAAGAAGTGTTGGACACTTAAGGATCTGGGTCCAGTAAGTTTGAATTTTGAGGTCATTTGAAATGAAGCCGTAAGTGAAATGGCATTTGCATGTTGTCATGGTGAAGATGACCTGTACTTAACCAGGAGAGTCTGCTTAAATTCACATaattgctttataaataaagtttcatGCATACGTTTTCCACATCTTTCTACATATTTTTTAGCTGTGGATAGCAGCTAGTTTACATCCCTTTTGTTGGTCACTTGATTGAATCCAAAGCCCTGTAGCTACAAACAGTTTGGCCAAATCATGGCTGAGAATGTAACTACTGTATGTTGTTTCCACGTCCTTTTTAGGCATTTCCACCACCACATAGCAAGCAAACATCCAGAGTCCCAGGCAGAGGTCTTAGGCTGGATATTTCCAGGCATATTTCTCCGCATGCCACTGGTTTATGAAAGCTGCTGGCAGCTAGGAGACATCTCACTCTGCCTTAGCAGCCAACTTCCCTTCCTCCCTTTACCTCGTCTCCCCGCCTCCCCTAGGAATGTGACATTGTACAAGGCTGTGTGTTTGCTATTTATAGTGGGTCACCGTGGTGACACAGTTACCTTCATATACCCTGTGCCATCCAATGACAGACAGGGTGTACAAGAATAGTGGGAACTCTCTCCTTGAGACCGACTTGTGTTGTGTATGCATGAATGAGTGTGTTTTCCCTGTGCTGGCTGTAATGAAGTTGACCTGTGTTCCTGTTTGCATGTAAAGTTTCTCCTGAATATCCTCTAagaataagtttttttttttttttgctgtctcAATCAATGAAAAGGCTCTTCAGCTCTTTAATTTTGACTCCGAGCTTCTTGTTTTTGCACTTTCACTATTTGTTTACATTGGGATGTTTTAAATAGGCTGTGGACAGCACCCATCAACATCCATCTGTAATTGTGGAGAACTTTTGGAAGAgccacaggcagaca from Micropterus dolomieu isolate WLL.071019.BEF.003 ecotype Adirondacks linkage group LG03, ASM2129224v1, whole genome shotgun sequence harbors:
- the LOC123968256 gene encoding protein SOGA3-like isoform X3, which produces MMNPSSADSPRQPDNSSRKQQRSSSPAGLKESGSKATQKGSNSSKPITSKQGGGGVGGGRNSRGHSPVSTGRERQAGGAPAIRGTAAVQAAGAESPTLSRHAVAAADRGGGIHTPEDSPRLAAESSSPSRSDPNRVVSDQPCASKSPKLRSKNPRGGEAAAATSGNKKSSKSTVGCGPGFWKEGCLQSELIQFHLNKSLGKKGTKMQTKSASPPASEPELSPEPDSPQPAPQPDQRLQEEIEKLEDENEDLRTEIEEMRAEMDEMRDTFYEEDACQLQDMRRELERANKNCRILQYRLKKAERKRLRFTESGQVDGELLRSLEQDLKVAKDVSVRLHHELENVEEKRMKTEEENEKLRQQLIEVEVTKQALQNELEKTKELSLKRKGSKDGQKAERKAPQTPTEEENDDLKCQLAFIKEEAILMRKKMAKIDKEKDRLEQELLKYRSFYGDVDSPLPKGEAGGPPTTRESELKLRLRLVEEEANILGRKIVELEVENRGLKAELDDMRENSLVAAGMDGSGSGGQQCREQGEALSELRQQLQLVEDEAELLRRNLADVEEENKKVTGELNKLKYKAGSHEPGSRHGGGGADPAKVEALQEELKTARLQINELSGKVMQLQYENRVLLSNMQRYDLASHLGIRSSPRDSDAESDGGRDDDTPSASASSPRLLPPHRKREGPIGGESDSDEVRNIRCLTPTRSLYSPVDSRFLSRSLKDRQQMIDIRIEAERLGRTIDRLIADTSTIIAEARVYVTNGELFARLDEDEEGGRIREHELLYRINAQMKAFRKELQSFIDRLDVPKQEDKQAEEPLSVTQATGHYHFPCMIQATHLLRCFQHLLETKHLGATAEC
- the LOC123968256 gene encoding protein SOGA3-like isoform X4; protein product: MMNPSSADSPRQPDNSSRKQQRSSSPAGLKESGSKATQKGSNSSKPITSKQGGGGVGGGRNSRGHSPVSTGRERQAGGAPAIRGTAAVQAAGAESPTLSRHAVAAADRGGGIHTPEDSPRLAAESSSPSRSDPNRVVSDQPCASKSPKLRSKNPRGGEAAAATSGNKKSSKSTVGCGPGFWKEGCLQSELIQFHLNKSLGKKGTKMQTKSASPPASEPELSPEPDSPQPAPQPDQRLQEEIEKLEDENEDLRTEIEEMRAEMDEMRDTFYEEDACQLQDMRRELERANKNCRILQYRLKKAERKRLRFTESGQVDGELLRSLEQDLKVAKDVSVRLHHELENVEEKRMKTEEENEKLRQQLIEVEVTKQALQNELEKTKELSLKRKGSKDGQKAERKAPQTPTEEENDDLKCQLAFIKEEAILMRKKMAKIDKEKDRLEQELLKYRSFYGDVDSPLPKGEAGGPPTTRESELKLRLRLVEEEANILGRKIVELEVENRGLKAELDDMRENSLVAAGMDGSGSGGQQCREQGEALSELRQQLQLVEDEAELLRRNLADVEEENKKVTGELNKLKYKAGSHEPGSRHGGGGADPAKVEALQEELKTARLQINELSGKVMQLQYENRVLLSNMQRYDLASHLGIRSSPRDSDAESDGGRDDDTPSASASSPRLLPPHRKREGPIGGESDSDEVRNIRCLTPTRSLYSPVDSRFLSRSLKDRQQMIDIRIEAERLGRTIDRLIADTSTIIAEARVYVTNGELFARLDEDEEGGRIREHELLYRINAQMKAFRKELQSFIDRLDVPKQEDKQAEEPLSMFQPIILLILILVLFSSLSYATIFKLVFLFTLFFVL